In Desulfosporosinus youngiae DSM 17734, the genomic stretch CCGGCATTCGCCGAGGCAGTCGGGACAAGGGTGGTTTCCTTGAACCAACTTTATTGCAATCCTCCCACTTTTAGTGGGAGGATATTTGTTTTGTAGGGCTAAACCGGAAATTCACCTGGGATAAATAGTTTTCCGGTGTACCTATAAACGGCTGACAATACTTGGCCTTCTCAAAACATCCTTATAATTGTGTGGCAAGGGAACTAATTCTTATTAAATTTAGGGTGTCGCTTTGAAACCTATACTTATTTCTCACGAACGTATCAAGATTCCGTTCTTCGACTGGCTCTGCTTAAATATAGGTTCACTTTCCATAACGCATATTAAAATCCATATCACCCTCCTCTGATTTTCAATTCAATGCATATTCAAAAACTTTTGACAATTCAATATTACTTGCTAGCAAGTATTTTGTCAACAAATAAATATGTATAAATATAGTACTTTAGACTCAAAGTTCCTTATGAGGAATTTCAAGTTAAATCAGCCAATTAAGCTACTAAATACACCTATGCACGTCCCTTTTGAGGCATCAAACTCCAGCCTTTGGATTCCGAATTATAATGTTGAATTTTTATTAAGAAAATTATGCTTCAGCTCTGACGCTTGCAAACTTCATTGACAAGATTAATAAGTTTGAAATATAGTGGTCATATAACTATAACTGAAAAATAGAGGTGCAGTAATTATGGAAATGGCTGAATGTATTAATTTCTTACTAACTCAGGCACAACAAAAAGTTTTTAAATGTTTAAAGTCAGAACTTGAACCGTTTAACGTAACTCCTGTGCAATATGGAGTATTACAATGTCTTTGGGATGAAGGTGGCCAAACCCCCAAGCAAATTGGGAATGTTTTAGGTTTAGATAGTTCAACTATCACTGGAATCCTTGATAGATTGGAAAACAAAGCATTGATTATCAGGAATAGTTGTATAGGAGATCGGCGAGCCATCAAAGTCGAATTAACTGAAAAAGGATCTGAATTGCGTGAGCCAATAGGTAAAATTGTTGAAGACGTAAATATAGAAGTATTAAAACAATTTAGTTCAGAAGAAATAGCTGAATTAAAGAAAATTTTAAAGCGAATTTAAACTAAAAATCTGTCATAAAAGGGAAGGCTGAAGAAAGCCTATTTTTTTCAACGCATTATCTTGTTGACAAACTATTTGTTAGCAAGTATTCTGTAATTAACTTCAACAAGATCAATAATAATAGCACTATATAATAGCAGAGCTGGACAACAAAAAATCTTCCCAAACCCTAAGGCCCGGGAAGGTTTCATAGTTCCATATAATTCAGGGCGTAAAAATACTGCTCGATAATACTCAAGCCACGTCACCAATTTATCTGGTGCAACTTCAAAGCATCCCCGGTAATATCTCCAATCAAGAATACTCCGGTATAGTTACTTTAAATTAGGGAGGTATTTCAAATGAAAAGTACTTTACAATCCGGTTTGTATTATGAGTTTAAGTTTACTGTTCCAGAAAACAAAACTGTTCCTTATCTTTACCCTGAATCGGAAGAATTCCAAGCAATGCCTAAAGTGTTTGGAACGGGATTTATGGTGGGCTTATTTGAATGGGCATGTATTAAAGCTATCAATCCTCATTTGGATTGGCCTAATGAACAAACCGTTGGAACCGATGTTAAATTAAGCCACCTTGCCGCTACACCACCAGGTTTAACTGTTACCGTTAAACTACGGTTAGAAAAGATCGAAGGTAAAAAATTATTCTTTCATGTAGAGGCTCATGACGGGATAGACCTAATTTCTGAAGGCACTCATGAGAGATTCGTCATTGATGCGGCTAAGTTTAATGAAAAGGTAAACAGGAAATCAAAGACTGAAAGCGTGACTGAGTAAGAAGCCCCCAAGAACAGTACAGTTAGAACACTTTGCTTAACGTACCGCACCCAGCATTCTGCAAGTGCTCAGAATGTTCCTATATTCACCTATGCTGACACTGGTTCGGTAATACTTGCGGGATACTCTTCAAGCATTCGTCATATCGACGCTTTGCATGAGCCTTATCTTACTTCTCGAATAAGAGTCATTATCCTCTATGCAGGATATGGCCGCTTTTTTAAGAGCTTCACTCACTGTTCTGATAAAAAACCGAAAAATGCGTTCCTCAAAGCTATTGACACTTAGTCAATGGCTTTCTCTCTGTCTGACTCTTAAAAATCTCTAGAAGCTATACTTCGTCTCCCATGCATGGCTTACGTTTTTAAATTAATTCTTTTCCTGTCCATTGGTCAGCCCCTTAATCTGGCTTTTGCACCGCCCATCCACTAACACAAAAGCCCCGCTACCTGCCGGCAGAAGCCAGCGGATAGAGGGGTTTTTCAATAGACTCTTAGGGAACTTGCGGCAAGAGAACAATTCAGTCAGCATAATTCCAGTATCTTTTCCAGCAAAGCAATTAATTCTTGGGAATACTTTTCTTCGTCATTTCTTAGCATCTCTATGGCAGTCTCCATTTCTTGCGGTTGCTTATAAGGTCGGCCGGAGGTAATGGCATCAACGGCATCGGCAATCATTACGATTTTGGCGTTGCGGCAGATTTCATCTCCCTTGAGTCCTTTGGGATATCCACTTCCGTCCAACCGCTCGTGATGCTGCAAAACCATATCCGTGCATTCCTTGGGAAGATCAAACGGTTCCAGAGAACACATGCCCAACTCACAATGCTGCCAAATATAGACCTTTTCCACTTTGTTTAGAGGCCCGGGTTTTTGAATAATGTGTTTTGGGACCAACAGCTTGCCTACATCATGGAGAAGAGCACCCAATCCTATATTCCAAAGTTCTTTATCATTGTATTTTAGCTCCACGGCCATCATCAACGAAATAATGGCAACATCAATGGAATGTGTATATAACCAATCCACATAATTACTCAAGGCGTTGACGTAGATCCACCAAGGATTTGTTTTAGACTCAAAGATGATAGTGCTTAATATCTTGTTCGGATATTCCAGACCGCGATTGTTACGGATCTTCTTTCTTCCTCCGAATGCCTGGATAATCGAAGACGATGTCGTCTTTTGTTTGGCATCGAAGCCGATCAGCCCTTCTGCTTTAAAGCTGCCAAGCTTTAACAGCTTTTTGGCAACTTCACGCGTTATTTTATGACCTTTGCTCAGCAGCAATACCCCATTCTTGTCATAGATATCTTCTTTTGATAAAAAGCCAGACATTTCATTAACCCCTTTCTATGTTTACTCCCAACTTCCAATAGCTTGTTCTCTAAAAAGTCCGATAGATAAACAGTTGGCTCATGCTTCACTGGGATAAAACGTTCCTTTCCTAAAGTGTCAATGAAAACAAAAAAAGTAAGCAGCATAAAAGCTGCCTACTTTAAGTTTATGGTTTAAGCTACAAGTAGTCCCTTAATTTAAGTTTAATTCCTTAATCCATATCTTTCTCTTGGCAACCCAACGATCATGGCAATTTCTTGCTTTAGACTTGCGGCTTTGCGTCTCCACCTTTCGATGGATTTGCCTTTATCAATTTGTAAGTTCTTGTACATTTCCTATTCAACGGCACATTTAGTCGTCTCTTTTCAACCTTTTAGCCCGGAATTACAGAGAGTCTTTTCCTTAAGTATGGAAATAATACAACATTCTTGAAATTTTGTTGCATTTTAAAAATTAAAAAATCCAATTATACAAAGGGTTTGAGCTAATGAGTTTTAAAATCACCACAATTTTTATATGTATAGTAGCTTATCTTTTTGTATAATATAACATGCAAAAGATACATTAGGAGGACAAAGATAATTATGACTGTTGAACCGATTAGAGAAAAAGCCAAGATTAAGCAGCTTTATCAATATTTGAATGGAAGCGATCCGAAATATGCCTTGATTTTTAAGTTTGGTATTAATACCGGCTTGAGAATCAGCGATATCATATCTCTTAAGGTGACTGATATTTTTAACGAAAAGTTGCAATTCAGAGAGTATCTGATTATAAACGAAAAGAAAACAGCCAAAGAAAAGAAGATTAAAATAAATGAAACCTTGCGCAAATGTCTTCATATTTATGTTAAAACACGGAATCTAGCCTTAGATGACTACCTTTTTCAAAGTCAAAAAGGCGGTTATTTAGGAAGAATCCAGATTTACAGGGTGCTGAAGGAAGCTGCAACGGTAATGGGTATTGAAAACTTTGGCACTCACAGTTTAAGAAAAACATGGGGTTATTGGACATATAAGATGTCTAAGTACAATATAGGGCTTATTATGGACACCTTTAATCACAGCTCAGCCAGTATCACTCTCCGCTATATTGGCATCAATCAAGATCAAAAAGACGAGCTGTATTCTATGGTTCAACTATAAAAATTGTTTTTTCGTGTAGATTTATTAACATAAAACCAATATGTTGACATTTCAGTAATGATAATATAGAATTAGCACTAAACATAAATGCAACAAAATTTCAAAAACGTTGCATTTTATGGTTTATTTTACCAAGAAAATTTCTTTTTTTGCTGATTTTTAAGAATTAAGAAGCCGCAGAGTACTTGTTTTAGTGCTTTGCGGCTCTTTTTATATTTATATGGCTGTGTTTTTATTTTCTAAAAGCAATAAATAAAAGTTTGCATTATTTTAATGATCTCAAAGAGGAAACTTCTCATCTGAGGCATAATTATGGCTAACCTAAACATCATTTGTACTCATTTTTATTATTTATTAAAGCACGACGTGACATTCTTTCATTAATACTCGATCTCATTTTTTCCAATTGAGTCTGCGGGCCGCCGTCTGGTCGACAATGGCTATCGCCTCAAGATTTCAATCCACACTCCCATGTAGGGAGCGACATTGTGTAAATGGAAATCAAGTTACTTATCGAGGGTATTTCAATCCACGCTCCCATGTAGGGAGCGACTAAAGGGATTACGAATACGGATTTAAATTTTGAATTTCAATCCACGCTCCCATGTAGGGAGCGACCTTATTTTAGGATGAGGATAATTATCGATGTTCATTTCAATCCACGCTCCCATGTAGGGAGCGACGCGTAGAGTCATCATTGTATTGAGCCTGGATATCCAATTTCAATCCACGCTCCCATGTAGGGAGCGACCTGACAATGCAGGATAAGTAGGAGGTATTTCAAGTATTTCAATCCACGCTCCCATGTAGGGAGCGACACAACACCGGGAGCAAAGTCTTCTTGAAGGCAAGCGATTTCAATCCACGCTCCCATGTAGGGAGCGACCTGCTGGCCCCTTTGGTGCGGGTCGCTTCGTGCAAATTTCAATCCACGCTCCCATGTAGGGAGCGACAGTGGACTGGATCTCATCGAAAATCAATATTGTCATTTCAATCCACGCTCCCATGTAGGGAGCGACCCAAACTTTTGTTGATAGCGATATTGGCTATAGATTTCAATCCACGCTCCCATGTAGGGAGCGACAAAAGGTATCGGTAATACTTCGTTAGTGCGTGATATATTTCAATCCACGCTCCCATGTAGGGAGCGACGATGACGCCAAGCGACTCCCGGAAAATTTGTAAATTTCAATCCACGCTCCCATGTAGGGAGCGACAGCAAAAATCAGGAAAAGCTATCTCCTATAACACAATTTCCGCCCATCTTCTTCCGTATCACACCAAAACCGACAGCCCTTCCCGCGCATTTCTATATATTCCAACAAATTTCCTTACATCTCGCGGTGCGAACCTCCCGGGGTTTTTATGTGCACTATAGGTTCGCACTAAATAATCAGCGTATCCTCAACATCAAAAGAAGCCTTGGCACCAATGTGCTCAACCTTATTCTTGTAATTATTCCCCAACAAATAAAACCTCAGGCTGTCCTTCTCCACATCAATGATCTTCTCCAGCTTATGTTGGACCTCACGGAACTTCGCCGCATCCAGTACGCATTCAAAAACCGAATTCTGAACTCTCTGCCCATAGTTCACACATTGTTTGGCGACCTGACGCAAGCGCTTTCTCCCCGCTGCCGTTTGCGTATTTACATCATAGGGTAATCAGCACTAAAATTTTATCTCACCTACTTCCACATAAAGGCCGGATATCCGTCCAGATCCCCCCGAATAAACCGGGCCAACAACATGGCCTGAGCATAGGGCACAAGCCTCCACTCCATTTTCTCCTGCAGAAAAGGATGCTTTATCTCCTCCTGTTTCCTGCTTTGCCACGCCTTTAGGACATTTCTTCTCGTATCGTCATCCATGATGACGGCTCCATTTTCCATCCTGGTAAATCCATCGGGACTGACCTCCCGTCTGTTAATCAGAGAAAGGACAAAACGATCCGCATAGACGGCCCGCAGTTCTTCCATCAGATCCAAGGCCAAGGAAATCCTCCCCGGCCTGTCCCGGTGCAAAAATCCTACATAGGGGTCCAACCCCACCGTTTCCAGTGCCGCAGCAGCATCATGAGCCAATAAGGTATAGGCAAAAGAGAGCAGGGCGTTGACATTGTCCAAAGGAGGGCGTTTATTCCGAACCTTAAAATAAAAGTCCTCCTTTTGCCGGAGAATCAAATCATCCAGCACCCTGAAATATTGGGCTGCCGCTTCCCCTTCCACTCCCCGCAGCTGCTCCAAATCCTTGCTGTTCTCAACCGATTTCAGAGCATTGGCCAAGGTTTGGCAGACGCCTTTTAACTTTTCTACATCCAGCCTGGCCCCATGATCCCGGGTAGCCCGCTCCACCACCCAGCGGGAGTTATATATTTTTCCCAAAATGAAGCTCTTGGCGATTCTATGGCTTTCCGTCCCATCGTCGGAAAGTCTGTACTGGGCTTTTCTTAGGGTGACATTCCCCCTGACTTCCCCCACTACCCTGCCCAGGAATTTCCCGCTGGATTTCATAAAGCTCAAGGCGATATTGCGTTTGGCACAAGCCCCCATCAAGGCCGGGCTGGCCCCGGTATAGCCAAAGGCGATAATGCCTTCCAGATTATGCAGAGGAACTCTCAAGGCCTCCACATCCTCCTTTAAAATCACAATATTTTCTCCATCAAGGGATAGATAAGTATTAGGGGACGTCACATAGAGGGTATTCAATAATTTTCTCATGGATCAACCTCAATCTCTGCAATGGTTTTCCTCATATAGTCCAGGGCCGACGGATTCTTGCATAACTTAGGCAGACAAAGCTCCTTAAGGGAACAAGCCTTGCAGGCCTTAGTGGTTTTGACTTTAGGAGTGTATCTCTTGTCATAGAGCTCATGCATCTCCCAGCAAATCCTGATGACTTCCTCCCGGATCTCCTCGTCCAAGGTAACTTTTGTTCTGCGTTTGGGTTCTCCATAATATAAGTACCCCTCCGGGATAGTACATAAAAGCATCTCTTCCAGGCACATAGCCTGGGCGCATAATTGGAGCACATCCGCATTATCCTGTTTGGGTTTGCCCCGTTTGTACTCCACCGGCACCGGCAAATAGGTTTCCTGCCTGCCGTAAAGCGTGACGCCGTCCCGGGACTTATGGAACTCCACTACATCACAGGCCCCGGTGATCCCCAGGGTACGGGAGAAAACTCCCATCCCCCGGGAAATGATCAGAGTTCCCCGCTTTTCCCTGATGGTGCTGTCATGGGTTTTCTCATGCAGAATGGCCCCCTCCACGGTACGCAGATTCTCCTGCCACTGCTGTTCGATGTGGATCAAGGCCCACTGGCGTTTGCAAAACACATAGTGCTGGATGCCCGACAAGAGCAGGAAATCGTCTTCTTGATATTCCATCCTTAAAACCTCACTAATCTCTCACTACATCAATGCCCCGCTGACACCCCAACAATCTTTCTCCGCCAATTTTTGCTTCGTTTGATCCAACGGATCATTAAACCAAATCGATGATTTCAGGAACACACTCCGTCGGCTTCAGCTCAATCTCATAATCAGCAAAGGATTGGGGAACATCTTTTTTAGGCGTGATATGCAAAGCCCGCTGGATCATTGCCGATGTTTCTTTCGGTGTTTTATCCCCATGCTCCCACCAGTAAACCCTGCATACTTCACAAGAACCCTCGGGCCGCGCCGAAGAGGCATCATTTTCAAACAAGGTGCGCAATGCCTCTTTAAACCTTTCGGCATCCTCATGAGTGAAACCGGTTTTCTCCGCCAATTGGCAATTGATGCTGCCCCGGATCACATACAAACCGAAATTAACGAAATGCTTCATTCCCATGGTGTCCGATGATTTGCCGCTCTTTCCCGCTTCACTGTTCACGCTCTTGGTGATTTGCATACCCACAATATCAATCGGTGAAACACTGACCGCCTGCTGCACCGACACCGGGCCGCGCACTCCCACGGATACCTCATCCCCTTTAAAAGCAAAGACCTGGCCGAAAGCCCGCACATCAAACCATTTGCGGCAAGCGATTTGCATGCACTTATCCCGGTCTGCTTTCTTCCCTTTGCCCATTTCCGCTTTAAACTCCTCATAACCATCCGCCCGGTCCTTCAAACTTTTGTACCCGTCGTCCGAACGGTCATCAGACTGGACAAAGATGCACTCACCCAGATCCTGAAGCCGGTTGCGAAGCTTGCGCTTGACGGCCACATCCGAAAAAATCCCATGCCCGTCATAATCTTCCCGGGGACGGTTTCCGTTGAGGGGGTCCCCGTTAATATTGGCCCGTGTGACTGAAACGATGGCCGCAAAGTCAATCTTATTTTGCAGAATGCTCATCTAGGTTCCTCTCCTTCTCCATCATCATAATCTTCATCCGTTTCTTCCGGCGAAAGAATTGCCCCCACCGGAGCAGACTGCTCCTTGGGCCAGCGCTTCAAATCCGTTCGTTGACAGTCATAGCCGATCAGGTATTTTCCGTCCAGGGCTTCGTTAGATACGCGGTCTTTGTATTTAAATAACCCCGTGATTTCACCACTCAGCAGATTCTTGTAATACTCTCTGGAAGCAGGATTCAGCTTTGCCAGATAGGGCTGCAGATTTTTCCAGATAACATTCCAGGTCCGGAAGGGACTGCGGGAAAATGCCTGCATATACCGCTCCGCATTAGTAATCCGCGTTTCCCCTTTCTCATAGGTGGCTCTCTCCACCCGTTCCGCCACAGCCAGCATGCGCCCGTAAAGATAGCTCCTGTCCCGGTTCGTTTTATCAAGCTCCATCCCCAAAATCACTCCTTCACTTTCCTTGCGCTGCAGCTTCTCCCAATAAAGACGCTTCACCATAGAGCAAGCGATATGCAGAACCTTATTGTAATGAAATTTCGCTTTATAAGCCAAAGGGTTGGAGGCCTTCAGGACGGCCGCCCGCACCATATCCCGGGGGATCGCCCCGCCGTCAATAATGCACGGGCGCAATCGTTCAAAAACGGCAACCAACAGGGGCGCCTTATTATCGCTGTTCTTGGCCAGCTTAAGCTGGGAGTTATTGTCCTCCCCTTGCTCCGTACCGTAAACGGCCAGGGCAATCTCCCGGAGGGAAACCATCCCTTCATAAACCTTCAGTTTCTTATCCTGAATATATTCATGTTTCCAGGCACAACTGTCATGCCACAGGCGAAGATTTTTAAGATAACGGGAGGCCTCCAGTTCCTTATAATAAGTCATGGCCAATCTCCCCGGCGTGGCACTGTCCAGAGCCAGAACCACCATCTTGGAAATACCGCTCAGCTTCGAGGCATAGCCATCCAGCGCCGCATTAAATTTTGCCGCACTGGCATAATTTGTTTCCGGAACATCCCCTTCGTCCTCCTCAGGCAGGCTCTCTTCCTCGAATTCAAATTCAGCCTCATTTCCCGCTTCTTCTGTTACCCTGGACAGAATATCAGCCGCACTGGCGTAGAAATCGGGTAGATCCCGCAAGGCATTTTCCCAAGCCACAATGCAGACCCCATCCCGGCTGAACCCTTGCCTGCGAATAATCCATTTCAAAGCATTATGGGCTTTCTGGGAAGTGACATAGCCTATGGACAATGCCTCATTATAGCCTGTTTCTTTGTCTTTAGTATTGAACCTGCCCCGGTACGTAAAGTTCGCATCGTCATTGGCGGAAATCAATTTGGCCTTGGTATCCCATTTCCCCCGGATTTTCAGTGGATGGGTTTTGGCGCGGGGCATATGTTCTCCGGTCAGATAGCAAAGGTCCGTAGTCTGAAAGGTGGATAAGTAATAGTCGATAAAGCTGCTCTGCACCGTTCTGTCCAGCCATACGGCACTGTCATAAGCGTTGTTCGGATCACCCAGAATATCCTCCGGCAGAAGTTCATCATTCATAAATACGCGGAAACGGACAAAAGCCTTATCCAGAGAGGCTTTTTGGATTTTCACTTTATCGGAAACGATACCATTTTCATCAGCCCCTAACACCTGGCTCCCGATTAAATCTCCCGCAACGGTCTGCTTGGCAACATAGCGATAGATAGCCTTTACTTTGGGATGGGAAAAGGGGGATTCGCACCAGACCTTAAGGTCTGCAAGGTAAAGAGGAAAGGACTCTTTCAGCCTCACCAGTTTGCGCTGTCTTTCTTTTTCATTTTTAGCATCGGGGAAATAAAAGGTCACCGCCTCCGACAGGTCACCGGCAACATAGGCCAGGGAGTCAAAAAGAGGCAACGCTTTGATGCCGCTGGTTCTGCTTTCCGGGTAAGGGACCAGGGTTTCCGCTTCCTCCTTTTCCAGGATGCGCGCGCCGAGGTAGTTTCCCTCCTGATCAATATGAATTTCGATTTGCGCCTCCATGGTATCGTACCCTACAGGGAACAGCACCAGGGACTTCCCCTTCCACATCTCCGCTTTACCGGCCCGCTCCGCGTTGGCATCATACAAAGCGCAAAGGGATGATACCCAATTCATTCCGCCACCCCCTCCCCGGCAAATTCGGCCAGACCTGAAAAATTACCGCCAGCTTCTCCGAAGGGCTTGACCGGCATTTTATGGAGGATGCGTCTGTCCCGATCCGGAATCTCTTCCGGGCCAGGGAATTCGATCACACCCCTTTTCATGACCACATGATGAAAGCGTACGCTCATATGCCCCTTTTCCGCCTCCCGCAGCGCTTCATCCGCATAGGTAAAGCCGTGAAACATATAGCCCAGATGAAGCTCCTCCACCTGATCATAGATGCCCGCTCCCTCGCCGAAGACACAGGGTTCCACCGTCCCCTGACATTCCCTGGCTCCCAGAAAAATATCCCGCCTTCCGCCCCGCTCAATCATGCGCCGGGCAATATTGTGGTGTTTATGCTCATTACGGTCGGCAGCCAGCTCCGGCCGGTTTTCATTCCAGATGAAATGGGCCCGGACCTGATAGCTGACATCTTTCAGATAGGTATAGACAGACAAATCGTTGCCGCCATCGTAATTTCTGGTGCGGACTCCTTCTGACGCCGTTTGAATCATGTTCATCACCCGGACCGCGTCAATCATCCAAACCAGGGTTGGCTTCCAGTAGACGGAGGCCAGTATCCCTTTCAAAGCTTCATAAGTAGGCACATAGTAACTGGTTTTTTCTCCTCCCACCCGGGTGACCGGATCGGCAAACAAGGCCCTGTCTCCCCTGACCAGGAACTCCACGGTATTTCGCTTGACTTCCATAACCATCACCTCCTCAAAAGATCAGTGTTTCCATCTTAATGTCCAGGGTTTCATCCACTCCATACTCCCCGTCATAGTAACCGGGGGGGAGCACCAGAATGCCCGCGTCCTCCAGTGTCAGAGCTAAGCGCTGCCTTTGAATCCAGTCATTCTCCCGCAACTGAACCATGTAAGGCTGAAGCTGCCGCAGGGCTGAACGTTTTTCCTGGAGGGTCGTTGCCGCCTTCAGCTTTTGCAGCCTGTTCCCGGCCTCATGGTCATAGTCAATAAATACATCTACTTTTCCGTCATCCTCGATCACGGAAAACGCCTTACCCGCTTCTCTGAAGGCCTGCTTCAAATCGGGAAGCCGCTCCTGAGGATATTTTTCCTCAAATCCTCTTTGGCCGGAAGGATTGCTCGTCAGCAAATGGAGCAGGTTGTGCTCCGGATCGAACTTCAGGGGATAGGCCATTTCCGCAAACAAAGAGTAAAAGTATCGTGCATAATATTCTTTCATGGCGGCCTTGGACAAAGCCCCTCCCGGATAACGCCCGGGAGAGGTTTTTATGCTGTACAGCAATTCCTGAGTGGCCTGCCGGGCTTCTTTGAGATAACCCAGCCTGCCTGTCTGTTCATCCCGGAGGTTGATGATGGAGACGATTCCGCAGGCGGTTTCATAATTTCGGTTGCAGCGTCCCGCCGCCTGGACAATATTATCCAGGCCGGTCAGCGAACGGACAACCCGTTCAAAAGACACATCCACTCCCGCTTCGATTAAGGATGTACTGATACAGATCATCTTTTCACCGGACTCCTTATCCTCAAGCCCTGCGCGCAATTGACGCAGGACTCTGCTGCGATGAGCGGGGCACATATTGGTGGAGAGATGGACAATCCGGCAGGGCGTTTCATCTGCCAGCCTGTTCCGTATCTGCTTAAAAATTTCACGAGCGCCTCGTTTGGTGTTGACAATGGCCAGCACGGACCGGGCCTCGGCCAGTTGACCGGCAATAAAATCCGCCGCATCTTCCCGTGAATAACCCCGCTCCGTCATGCAGTCCACAATTTTCACCCGTCGGAAAGCCTTGATGTATTTTTCTTCATCGGCAATGATGCTTTTCGGAGGTAAGATCTGATATTTATCCACCTCATCCAAAAGAGGCTGAGTGGCGGAACAGAGGACCACAGAAGTTTTACAGAAAGTAGCCAGAAAATTCATAGCCCCGTTAAAAAGCTTCAAAACCTTAATGGGCAGGGCCTGGATTTCATCCAGGATAATCACAGAATTCCCCAGAGCCTGCATCCGGCGCAGGTTGGAGGTCTTACCCCCGAACAACGTGTTCAGGAACTGAACGGCGGTGGTAGCTACCACCGGGGACTGGGCCCAGTTTTCCGTCAGCAGTTGATACCTTTTCTCCTCTTCCTTTTTATCGTTGCTCTCATTATCATTAAAAATAATGTTGGAATGATGTTCCAGCACAGCGTCTGGGTCCCCGATAAACCTGGAGATTTCCGCTGCGTTTTGCTCCAGAATGGAGTTGAAGGGAGCGACATAAAAAATGCGCTCTTTTCCATAATCCCGGGCAGTATGTAAGGCATAGCGGAGAGCGGCCAGGGTTTTTCCTGCCCCGCAGGGCACCACCAACCGAAAGATCCCCGCTTCGCCGCCGTCAAATTCGGCACAGGACCTGGATATTTCCCCTCGGTAAGGATCCAGGCTGGATGGTTTTTTCCCTTTTGTCAGCTCTTCCAGTTCTTTTTCATAATGGGCTAGATAGGTTTCCCACATAGCCCGGCGCTCGTCGAGTGCTTTGGGCTGGGGCAAGGCTCGCTTGTCTTCAAAACAGGCGGTATCTGTCCGGTCGGCATCTATGACAAAGGATGTGAGCAGGCGGGTAAACATAGCCAAGTAAAATTGGAAAGAACCTAAGGACTTATCTTGTTTGGTCAGTGACTTAATGCTTTTGATCATGGCGCGGATATCAAGGCAGGCATCTGCAAATTCCTGATTGATCAAATCCCCGCCATAACAGTGATAAACAACCTCTTTTACACTTTTATAGGAATCGGCAACCTTTTCCGCCGCTTCCGCAAACACGGCATCCCCGTCCAGAGAAAGGCAGTCCCTCAGTCCGTGATGGCTCATAATCGCCGTCCGGACCATTTCTGCGGTTAAGCGGGGACTCAGCTTTGAGGAAGCCAGTTCGTTGACCAGCATAGCGCCGTGAGTGGAATGAATAACCGAACCGCG encodes the following:
- a CDS encoding CRISPR-associated helicase/endonuclease Cas3, which translates into the protein MHTNSKRFIAHIRAADKQEQYVDEHNDHVADLAAAMAQSYGLANIAKFAGRHHDDGKNTPEFAAYIRAAAEGKKVVRGSVIHSTHGAMLVNELASSKLSPRLTAEMVRTAIMSHHGLRDCLSLDGDAVFAEAAEKVADSYKSVKEVVYHCYGGDLINQEFADACLDIRAMIKSIKSLTKQDKSLGSFQFYLAMFTRLLTSFVIDADRTDTACFEDKRALPQPKALDERRAMWETYLAHYEKELEELTKGKKPSSLDPYRGEISRSCAEFDGGEAGIFRLVVPCGAGKTLAALRYALHTARDYGKERIFYVAPFNSILEQNAAEISRFIGDPDAVLEHHSNIIFNDNESNDKKEEEKRYQLLTENWAQSPVVATTAVQFLNTLFGGKTSNLRRMQALGNSVIILDEIQALPIKVLKLFNGAMNFLATFCKTSVVLCSATQPLLDEVDKYQILPPKSIIADEEKYIKAFRRVKIVDCMTERGYSREDAADFIAGQLAEARSVLAIVNTKRGAREIFKQIRNRLADETPCRIVHLSTNMCPAHRSRVLRQLRAGLEDKESGEKMICISTSLIEAGVDVSFERVVRSLTGLDNIVQAAGRCNRNYETACGIVSIINLRDEQTGRLGYLKEARQATQELLYSIKTSPGRYPGGALSKAAMKEYYARYFYSLFAEMAYPLKFDPEHNLLHLLTSNPSGQRGFEEKYPQERLPDLKQAFREAGKAFSVIEDDGKVDVFIDYDHEAGNRLQKLKAATTLQEKRSALRQLQPYMVQLRENDWIQRQRLALTLEDAGILVLPPGYYDGEYGVDETLDIKMETLIF
- the cas5c gene encoding type I-C CRISPR-associated protein Cas5c; translated protein: MEVKRNTVEFLVRGDRALFADPVTRVGGEKTSYYVPTYEALKGILASVYWKPTLVWMIDAVRVMNMIQTASEGVRTRNYDGGNDLSVYTYLKDVSYQVRAHFIWNENRPELAADRNEHKHHNIARRMIERGGRRDIFLGARECQGTVEPCVFGEGAGIYDQVEELHLGYMFHGFTYADEALREAEKGHMSVRFHHVVMKRGVIEFPGPEEIPDRDRRILHKMPVKPFGEAGGNFSGLAEFAGEGVAE
- the cas8c gene encoding type I-C CRISPR-associated protein Cas8c/Csd1 — translated: MNWVSSLCALYDANAERAGKAEMWKGKSLVLFPVGYDTMEAQIEIHIDQEGNYLGARILEKEEAETLVPYPESRTSGIKALPLFDSLAYVAGDLSEAVTFYFPDAKNEKERQRKLVRLKESFPLYLADLKVWCESPFSHPKVKAIYRYVAKQTVAGDLIGSQVLGADENGIVSDKVKIQKASLDKAFVRFRVFMNDELLPEDILGDPNNAYDSAVWLDRTVQSSFIDYYLSTFQTTDLCYLTGEHMPRAKTHPLKIRGKWDTKAKLISANDDANFTYRGRFNTKDKETGYNEALSIGYVTSQKAHNALKWIIRRQGFSRDGVCIVAWENALRDLPDFYASAADILSRVTEEAGNEAEFEFEEESLPEEDEGDVPETNYASAAKFNAALDGYASKLSGISKMVVLALDSATPGRLAMTYYKELEASRYLKNLRLWHDSCAWKHEYIQDKKLKVYEGMVSLREIALAVYGTEQGEDNNSQLKLAKNSDNKAPLLVAVFERLRPCIIDGGAIPRDMVRAAVLKASNPLAYKAKFHYNKVLHIACSMVKRLYWEKLQRKESEGVILGMELDKTNRDRSYLYGRMLAVAERVERATYEKGETRITNAERYMQAFSRSPFRTWNVIWKNLQPYLAKLNPASREYYKNLLSGEITGLFKYKDRVSNEALDGKYLIGYDCQRTDLKRWPKEQSAPVGAILSPEETDEDYDDGEGEEPR